DNA from Plasmodium yoelii strain 17X genome assembly, chromosome: 13:
CcttttatttcctttttataaCTTTCGCcattttctataattttagtataaaattcatttatatttttttctccattTGTGGTTTTGTTTAAcgtataacttaaccatatcataatgtattcAACAATATTGATATTACTTTTTGCAACAGACACAAAATAATCAGAATTCTTAaataattcattaaaaaaaaataaacatgcagcattaattttatcggtATCCTTATCACATTTTCCATCAGTACAATACATTTTGAAATTTGTATCatctttaaatttatattttccatcATTCGAATCATATTCAAAATTCGTCGTTACATAACGGAAGTTattacactaagaaaacatttaaaaacatgATTAGAAATGTGtgttattgaaaattttattaaagtttaatgatatttatatataatacaatatcaaaaaatgtaaaggaaaacattattattaaaaaatccaTATACCATATACCCAGTCATTGtgatgatattttatttttgatttgtaaattgagtaaaaGCATgatgttttatatacactgcATCAAATATGTGACGAAATAATTTAACcttatatataacaactgtctgtagttaaatatattaaaagtttttcaataattaatataaaataatattattactaatgAAATCCTGCATTCCTGgtttatgataattagctAATTCACCTTAAATGTAGGgttgtttaatacattttttataatatgtatataaatttacacataaaattattattcttaatacCTTTCGGTATAATCCTATCACAAACTTATAGTGGCATTGTAATGAGTTTAAAATCTATTTTCTTATACATATGccttaataaagaaaataaacaataccagatcttttgttttaataaatgacaCCCAAAAACTAATATACTGCACAAATCGAAACAATTGAGAAATATGTTATtgctataatccttaaaagcatataaatattatttaataagatcgattaaatttttatgtacttgtttcttataacatataatatagtttttcaaaaattatagtattttcaaattaagttatgtTACTTCTCTAtccaaattatataaattgatattatttttaatgaatagagataaattaaaaaaaaatttaacgCATTAAATAACCTTTTTTAATTCGTATATACTTCAATCTATATGTATACCTTATTGggaaatttatattttattttatgcataatttccgttctttaaaacaatcaGCACTGAAGCcctatttataagcttaaataagtttttatatgtagattgtttttaaaataatacttagtaaatattaaacatatatacctactgatgatattttaaagtataataaaaaatatttgtaaataGGTTGTTATGTTgccctttaagaggagagagataagatatatttcctcttttaatatataaatttatataaatattcgttAAATTTTCTccattgttcatttttatcttatatattttgttgttATATCTATCAGTGTATacacattcaaataatttgttaaaagttctatattttattaattatatggtaaaataatgataatataacaCGTGTTAATGTGGAATCATAAAATGGaatttaacatgaattgagtATTTAACcctttctttatttatccagttttttataatataaaatcacatatcccaaattggatctttaacaaaatatacaaCATCGATATCtttgtaatatattattatgcgtcttttcgataaaattagtatttaattatatggagtttccacaataaaacaatatttcaatattaattattggtATTTTGCTggattatatgtatagtcaTATAATAACACATTTTATCTATcacattatttataattattaaagcAAAATATGGTAcgtaattttattaatatacttatgatttttcaaataactacttataatatattcccaatttatatatacctcaaaatataaagtttaaaaattaatagtgattaatctattattatacctttatagtaaataaattaatgtatatgtAACTATTTCtatcaatattaattaaaactttaacataaaatgatactatatataatcgaaaaataaaaggattgtatacatatatctgtagtgtattttttatgtattactaaaaatgttagaagcataatgatattttatagataacgttgtattATCGAATCTtgatgatattttatgaatatatattattacagttcagttgaataacattatttgaattaaaaTCAATATGCTACAAacaataagttttactaaaatatttcaccaaataaagaaatgcATTGTGTTATTCATGATTCAATATAACTATGGGTTAGCATGTCTTATATAAAAGATAGTAAgtgttcatatatattatcagcCCCAAATtaccaataaatatataattcgaagttataatattaccacatttaatatatatgaacaaattagacataagtattataacttataaaatatattatgtatccCATTTTTTGTTGCATACTTGGAATTTTGAACTTCATTTCGTGATTAAACATGCGGaatggtacatatatttaattagtattcaaagacaaataaatattatcgaattataaataattaaataaagaaataaccCTAACCCAAAACATAGATCCATAGAACAAAACTATAAACCATAGTAaagaaccctaaaccctcaATATagcttataattttataaatatgtttaaattaagtttatttaaaataattataaatactaattaaaaatgaataaattaaaattccattaatatatcatatatatgcatggaAATAAGAATAAATGGATTTTTAACaaacaataaaaaaggatgaattaattatataacgtgattatatattaaattaaaatctatataataataaaacataataataaagagtGGTTatcttgattttttttatatattgggtattttatatactttaaagAATAATGTAACGTATTGATAACATCTAATAAATGTTTCAATAGAAACCGTTATACCTATAATAACAAATGGAATTTGAATCCACCCTGATAGTAGTATCGCCAAAGAAAGAAACATCATCAACAGTCCCCTCATTATTAATCCTTTGAGCATTTTGTTTAgcttttgtttattttcaaaatgattattactaaaatcgAACTGTTTATATTCTGTCTCCAAGGAATTTACTTCATTTTTCAATTGGTTATAATATTCACCTTCTGATAcagaattattttcatatgttTTAGTTATTCTTTTATCTCGtatatgttttattgttatttcaCTATCCCCGATATTATCAAGCTCCTTTTTTACTTCTTCTAATTCTGTTCGAAGTTCATTAACTAACTTTTTAGTTTTCTTATctacattatttaaatcgGGTAATGTATTACTTTCGTTATGCTTCTTTATATGTGAATCTATAGCACTtcgaatatatataatttcttcGTTATCATCATTATAGTCATTAAGTTGATTTTCAAGACTCAAAGTTGATTgataaaaatcatttaaatcGAAACGGTTATCTACATCTGCTAATATCCTATTATTTCTAAAGTTTGTTATATTCCTTTCAAGGTATAATTCCTGCaaagaaatgaaatatttattaacatatgtATAACTAATTTAAAATGTTTCTTTAACTTAAGTGTTTTACCAATACAtgaaacaataatataaggTTAATGTGAAACAATAGATACGAAAactataatgaaatattaataataaaataatgtgtAACTTACATTTTTTGCATATTCAAAAGAACAAATAACAATTGAAAGAACATATTTCAAAATACTGATTCTCATGTTtaactttatttattaaataaattaaataatatgtgTAATTTGAAATAATCTTGATAAATTGATATTTGTTCCCAAAATGgtaatatttattactttttgttctaaattttatgagtaaatgaatatatctataaaaaaacggaacttatttcatttattaactTTTTGCACTTTCTATAGAATTAATTAATGTAATGTTGTAATAAAATTcgttatattcattaaaagtatttatggatataaatattatatttgttttcaaataaatattaattctTCTCTAAAAAATA
Protein-coding regions in this window:
- a CDS encoding fam-b protein, giving the protein MRISILKYVLSIVICSFEYAKNELYLERNITNFRNNRILADVDNRFDLNDFYQSTLSLENQLNDYNDDNEEIIYIRSAIDSHIKKHNESNTLPDLNNVDKKTKKLVNELRTELEEVKKELDNIGDSEITIKHIRDKRITKTYENNSVSEGEYYNQLKNEVNSLETEYKQFDFSNNHFENKQKLNKMLKGLIMRGLLMMFLSLAILLSGWIQIPFVIIGITVSIETFIRCYQYVTLFFKVYKIPNI